Below is a genomic region from Actinomadura sp. NAK00032.
GCACCTCCGGCTCGTGTCCCCCCTCGGGGAAGTGCTCCGCGCCGAACAGCGGGCTGCGGGCGGCCTCGCACCCGCGGTCCCGGGCGAACGATTCGAACATCGCGGTGGAAGCGGTGTTGTCCGGCGTCACCGTGGCCTCCATGTACCGGTGCCCGCGTGGTGCGAGCCGGTCGGCGAGGCGGTCCAGCATGCGGCGGGCCAGGCCCTGGCCGCGGTGCTCGCGGTCGACGGCGACCTGCCAGACGAAGAACGTGTCCGGCCGGGACGGGCGGACGTAGCCGGTGATGAAACCGCACGGGCCGGCGCCGTCGCGCGCCACCACGGAAGTGTCCGCGAAATCGCGGCACCAAAGCGTGTAACTGTACGGCGAGTTGACGTCCAGGACCTGTGAGTCCCGGGCGAGCCGCCACAGCTCCGGGCCATCGGAGAGGCTCGGCTCCTGGAGTTGCACTTCCGCGTTCGTCTCGTTCGCGTCCGGGCGTCGGGTCGGTGATTCCAGGGGTTGCGCTGCCATGTCCAGGCAACTTAGCGAATCTCGCGCCGTGATCGCAGGGGAATGTTATCGGCGGGATGTTTAGCCGCGCACCGCGCTGGGTAGGGTTAAGGGCTTTGCCGAATTCGGTGCAATTCGAATGGGCGCCGGCCGGGCGGTGGTCCGCCTTTCCCGCTGATACGCAGGAGGTACTGCCGAACTGATCGCGGAAGCACCCAGGATGCTTCCTGAACGTCAGCTTAATGTTCCGGCGTCGCCCCGGGAGGGGTTTTGTGTATCGGTTGTGTGAGGTAAGTCACTCAGATTCGGTGTCAACGCGCCGGGTGCGGCGGGCGTCACGTCGCATCGCCGGAGGTCGTCCGGTCGCGGGCGTCCTGGGGCGGATGGGGGGCACGGCGTTGGCGCGGGCCCTGGGAGGCCGCGTTCAGTTGCCTTCAAGGGGCAGGATCACTGGCCGCACGGTAAGGAGTGGGTTGCCGATGGGTAAGAAATCGCGGATTTCGGACCGTGCACGCGGCGGCCGGGGCCCGCCGTTCGGGGCCGGCCCCGGCCGTATATCGGCCCGGTTGACTGCCACATTAGGGAGTGGCCGGTTCTCGCGGGGCCGTCGTTCCGTTCTTTTTGCCGGACAAGCCGCTAACTTGACCGGCTCATTTCGTTCTAAACCCTGGCTTTACCGTGTCGCGGCGAAGCGGTCGGTCGCCTCGATCAGGCGGTGCAGGATGCCGGGCTCGCTGAACGCGTGGCCCGCGTCGTCCACGAGGTGGAAGTCGGCCTCCGGCCACGCCCGGTGCAGGTCCCACGCCGTCGCCGGCGGCGTGCACACGTCGTAGCGGCCCTGGACGATCACCGCCGGGATGTGGCGGATCCTGTCCACGTCCCGGATGAGCTGCTCGTCCTCGAAGAACCCCTCGTTGACGAAGTAGTGGTTCTCGATGCGCGCGAACGCCACCGCGTAGTCCGGCTCGCCGAACCCCGCCGCCAGCTCCGCGTCCGGCCGCAGCGTGATCGTCGACCCCTCCCAGGTCGCCCACGCCTTCGCCGCCGCGATCCGCACGTCCGGGTCGGGGGAGTTGACCCGCTCGTTGAACGCCGAGATGAGGTCCTCCCGCTCGTCCTCGGGGATCGGCTCGACGTACTTCTCCCACAGGTCGGGGAACAGCAGCGACGCCCCCTCCTGGTAGAACCAGTACAGCTCGAACGGGCGCAGGGTGAAGATGCCGCGCAGCACCAGCTCGCTCACGCGGTCCGGATGGGTCTGGGCGTAGGCCAGCGACAGCGCGCTGCCCCAGCTGCCGCCGAACACCAGCCAGCGGTCGATGCCGAGGTGCTCGCGCAGCCGCTCCATGTCCGCGACGAGGTTCCAGGTGGTGTTCGCCTCCAGCGACACCTCCGGATCCTTCGCGTGCGGCACGCTGCGCCCGCAGTTGCGCTGGTCGAACAGGACGATGCGGTACGCCTCCGGGTCGAACTGCCGGCGGTGCGCCGGGCTGCACCCGGCCCCCGGGCCGCCGTGCACCATGACCGCGGGCTTGCCGTCCGGGTTCCCGCAGACCTCCCAGTAGATCTCGTCGCCGTCGCCGACGTCGAGCAGCCCGGAGTCGTACGGCTCGATCGGCGGATACAGGGTGCGAAGCTCCATGGGGCGCGATTGTCCCACCCGCCCCGCCCGCCCGCCCGATGTGACCCGCGGCACCGTGGGACGGCCCGTACCGGCCGCCATCTGGGCCTCTTCGTGCGGGAACGCCGCGGGGGAGCCGAGAAAGTAAACCCCAAACTGGGCAAACGCTCCGCTGGTCGGGACTAGAGTGCCTTCAGTGAGCGAAGCGAGGAGCCGCAGGGCCGGCAGCGGAGCGAACGAGATGTGCACAACGACCCCCGCGAACGCGGCCCCGCGCCGCCGGGCGAGGAGACACGTGAGCGAAGTGACGAGCCGTCCGAGGAAAGCGGCGAGCAGGATGGGCGGCGCCATGCCGCTCGCCGGGCTCCCGGCCGTGAGGCGAGGAGAACGGTGAGCGAGCTGAACGGATCGGGCGGCAACCGCGTCCCGGACGCGGCGGCCCCTTGGCCCGCCATGGGACGCGACCCGGGCCGCCCGCACGAGGCCGCGCCGGCCGCCCTGCCCGCCGCGCAGCAG
It encodes:
- the pip gene encoding prolyl aminopeptidase; this translates as MELRTLYPPIEPYDSGLLDVGDGDEIYWEVCGNPDGKPAVMVHGGPGAGCSPAHRRQFDPEAYRIVLFDQRNCGRSVPHAKDPEVSLEANTTWNLVADMERLREHLGIDRWLVFGGSWGSALSLAYAQTHPDRVSELVLRGIFTLRPFELYWFYQEGASLLFPDLWEKYVEPIPEDEREDLISAFNERVNSPDPDVRIAAAKAWATWEGSTITLRPDAELAAGFGEPDYAVAFARIENHYFVNEGFFEDEQLIRDVDRIRHIPAVIVQGRYDVCTPPATAWDLHRAWPEADFHLVDDAGHAFSEPGILHRLIEATDRFAATR
- the ectA gene encoding diaminobutyrate acetyltransferase, coding for MAAQPLESPTRRPDANETNAEVQLQEPSLSDGPELWRLARDSQVLDVNSPYSYTLWCRDFADTSVVARDGAGPCGFITGYVRPSRPDTFFVWQVAVDREHRGQGLARRMLDRLADRLAPRGHRYMEATVTPDNTASTAMFESFARDRGCEAARSPLFGAEHFPEGGHEPEVLFRIGPIAAAN